GTGAAACCATAGGAAATATAAATGATGAGCTACACTCAAAACCAAGAAGTTATAACAGACATCAAGCAATCTTGTGGTAGAAACgcagtaacaaagtagatggtggcagataaagacctgtacagtccatccagtctgcccactcatagcataaggtatgatgtgataagtacataagtacatgccactgggaaaagaccaagggtccatcgagcccaggatcctgtccacgacagtggccaatccaggccaagggcacctggcaagcttcccaaacatacaaacattctatacatgttattcctggaattgtggatttttcccaagtccatttagtagcggtttatggacttgtcctttaggaaaccgtctaacccctttttaaactctgccaagctaaccgccttcaccacgttctccggcaatgaattccagagtttaattacgcgttgggtgaagaaatcttttctccgatttgttttaaatttactacactgtagtttcattgcatgccccctagtcctagtatttttggaaagcgtgaacagatgtttCACTTCCACCagttccactacactcattattttatactagtaaaaaaggcccgtttctgacacaaatgaaacgggtgctagcaaggttttcctcggagtgtgtatgtttgggagagtgtatgtgagagtggctgtttgagagtcagagtgaaagtgtgagtgtgtgtgtgtgtgtgagagagagtgagtctgggtgtgagtgagaatgagagtgtgtgcaagtgtgtatgtgagacacagtgtgagagagagtgtgtgtgtgtgggcgagagagagagtgtgtgtgagacacagattctctgtgagagtgagtgtatgagaccaagcgagtgtgtgagtgactgtgtggcacatagagagtgaatgtgatacagtgtgagacagagtgtgtgagagtgagagtcagaaagacattgtatatgagagagagcgtgtgagccctgccctcccaatccatgcccatctgtcccctgccccctccattcatccttttctagcaattcccctctctccctgagccctgccctcccaatccatgcccatccatgctcctctgtcacctgtcccctccattcatccctatccagcaattcccctctctccctgagccctgccctgcaatccatatccatccatgcccatctgtcccctccattcatccctttccagcaattcccctctcttcctgagccctgccctcccaatccatgcccatccatgctcctctgtcacctggccccctccattcaaccttttccagcaattcccctctctccctgagccctgccctcccaatccatgctcctctgtcccctgccccctccattcatctctttccagcaattcccctctctccctgagccctgccctcccaatccatgcccatccatgctcctctgtcccctgccgcctccattcaaccttttccagcaagtcccctctctcccttccatgacccccctcgcatccatgctcctctctctcccatgtcccagcctggcccgccctcttctcccccccttctcatccatgcccccccccttcgcatccatgctgtagtttctcacctgccctcccgctcccattgttcaactttactggccaccctcttctctccccccaacttctttttttttttcttcttctttttaaatttacctccgtggcggttccggcagcgaagcgtcagggaaggaggcggcgctcccgacgtctagccttcccttcgctgtgttccgccttcttctgatgtcatccttgacatcagaagaaggcggaacacagcgaagggaaggctagagacgtcaggagcgccgcctccttccctgacgctacgctgccggaattgtttggttttttttccaccctcgacatcatgacatttgacgcgagggtggggcagagacggctggctggcttgaaggcttcacaccacgaatccacgaacccttcagcctgggagtgacgtcagatggcttcagaacgttgtcctcagaacattgagggtgcgttttattatattagatacctctatcatgtctcccctcagccatctcttctccaagctgaaaagccctagcctccttagtctttcttcatagggaagtcgtcccatccccgctataattttagtcgcccttcgctgcaccttttccaattccactatatctttcttgagatgcggcgatatTTCATacatatacctgaccttgatttgtccttgccattttcagggcatagaccatagaactcTGCCCGGCAcctccttgttctccaacttctgaagttgtcatcgataGCACATCTGATTACCCAAACATAACGACTTCTGAAGCTGGGTCTGCGTTGTTTGGCTGTTTAAAACTATTCAACGTCATAATGTGGTCAATCGGATTACAAAATAACTAATAAGGCCACACCTCTAAAGTGAATCCCAGGATGCTCAATAATAAGCATTCCATTCAATATTGCGGTTAAGTCCTTTAGGTACAACTGTTTTAAGTGAATAAATCCAATGTTGTTCTTTTTGCCACAGTATTGATTtaacatccccccctacctgttgcggtttctgcgctgtaagttcaatagcaaagagagggcccggcccgggtggaaggggggcggcggcggcgactctgggggggaggggcggcggcaactcggggggggggggggggaaggggggggcaggaagttctcagaaggaggggggtctAGGAGctggctgggggggagggaggcacagagggccttggagctggcagggaaggagggaggatgctggacatgggaggtcagaaggaggggggccttggagctgggagggatggacagaagggggccttcgagctggctgggagggagggacggagggggcaccttacagctgggagggaatggggcccttgcagctgggagggagggcagggggccttggagctgggaggggggcccttacagctgggagggaatggggccttggaactgggagggagggacggaggggggccttggaactggcagggaaggagggagggcagggggccttgcagctgcgaggggaggggggaggggggccttgcaaaaaaaaaaaaaaaccaatacgcgcccgttttaacgggcttaatggctagtttaAAAATAGATTACACAGATTTCTAAAGGAAAATGTGAATGGATAAATCAGATACTTGTGAGCAGACCTTAATGTACTTGTTCTCCGAAACATACCAAACTACCCATGTCATTTTCTGAGTCTAAGCCCAAATTTTCATAGGTcattgtaatggaagtgaattttaaaagattgtttttcaactctgtctttgaccgaaagtaacttttcttgtaaatacaaaaaacaagttggaatgcagaagataagacacagctctaactaatttggtatgtgaaggggaggatggcatttGTTTTGGGAagtccagcttggccacctgggcttgggaaagcatgtgaccacgttcccacagaccTAAGTAAGCAAAGAAGCATTCTgaaattttccttagctctggatATGGgttcagagcctaataaaaagggagagcttgtcacagcagagtgggagctcatctctGAGTAGACGTACTGCGCAGAGGGTCTGTTCCTGGTCCAAgaagctcctagctctcgctgtgaaccgggccccccccccccccccagctgatgttacgagcctggatgatgtaaggaccagtgatgattgtatgtatagtgatgtaattattgcttctttttcctggtctaagaactcttggcattgcttagatgtagagaccagtgatgtaatgattgtttatacagctaatcattgtgtgtatatgtgcTAATCATTGTATCACTGTAGAATTTAGCTCTTCTAATAAaagtttttatttacttattatgaatccaaaagaatccacagtagtctGTATCagagagacaggctgtaaatccataacAGTTCAGTCATCTAGGTCTGGAGAAGGACAGCCAAGTGAGGATATACAAAATttaaactgcattaaaaaaaaagctcacTGAATgcggagccttttgtaaaaataTGTATTGTACTCCGCCTTGAGCTGTGGTAAGTGtgggttataaatattttaaataaataaataagggtagCAAAAAAATCTGCGTAAGCAGAAGAACATACAGtgagaacagccattttacaaaacatattaaaaaaaataacagctTTATTTGGGGTTTTGTACATGTAAGTGGCATTACTTAACATACATAAATAACAGATTTAATATATATGTAGTTCTGAGtacctttctgccttgcctcaccccatgcttggaataaactccctgagcccatacgccaggccccctccctgcccatcttcaaatccttgctcaaagcccacctcttcaatgtcgccttcggcacctaaccactacacctctattcaggaaatcttgactgctccaacttgacatttcgtcctttagattatcaatagaaatcaaacaaaataaaacatggaaaagaaaataagatgataccttttttattggacataacttaatacatttcttgattagctttcgaaggttgcccttcttcgtcagatcggaaataagcaaatgaggtagcagatagtatatatgagagaaacatcaaagcattactttgactgtctgacagagtgggagggtgggggtatgcatggggacatcaaagcatttcattgatattctaacaggatgggtgttggtaggtgagaggagggtaataaacagagaaatacaactttatggtttataatgggttagaaaacccagatccttataaagtcctgtctgttgggtgtcaaaatagtaaatcattcttacttcaaaggtcttacgttcctgtattgttttaaaattacctttcagtattcttactgtgaaatcactggtgcagtgttctggtcttgtaaagtgttggcccacaggggtgggggcttgactggcaccggctattttcatgtgatgtctgtgcagattgaatcttgtcttaagcatctggcctgtttctccaatctAGTATTgtaatctagattgtaagctccttcgagcagggactgtccttctttgttaaactgtacagcgctgcgtaaccctagtagcgctctagaaatgttaagtagtagtagtagtatttagtatatgttttatatcatttttttttgggggggggcatttaAAGGCACAGTCTCTTCATTTGATATTATTTGATTTGCTAACAGGAAGAGATAATTATATATCCTCATTTAATATTTAATAATTTGGATTTATTTTAGAACATTTCTCTCTGAATTTAGGAGATGATGCAATGATCACACCTCCCCCTGGAGCAGAAAAGGTTGAGTTAATGAAGCTGACTGAGGCCAAATCAAGCTCCACTATGTGTCAGCATTATCTGAAGTTTGCTGAGACAGTACCTTGCTAATAATGCATCACTGATTTCTTGGCAAAGCAATCATATGTCTGCATCCTAACCTTCACTGGCTTCATCTTCTGTtacgtctccttttttttttttttcaatgtaatGTCACAGATCAGCAAGTCAGTTTAGAAGCCTTGTACAGCAATTCCCTGTGCAAATGCGAGCATTTACGCATGTAGATTGCATACAGGCAGAAATTCCACTTTTAGAATGCAGCAGTTTACACACAGAATTGCCACAGAATATGAAGATTCATAGCAAGTGTTGTGGACGTGGTTTGGATGAGCTACAAAAATAGACTaaacacattaaaaaacaaaaacaaaattacccctGCTCAGTGACATGCTTAAGTGTCAggtacagtggcatagctaggactgaatagGCCCCAGGCAGAAAAATTGAGTTGGGCCCCCCTATAACACCATTGCTGCCAAGGAAGTGGGGGATGgggtgcacatttcccaaagctgacatattacaattaatgaattcagaaaaaaatactttttttctctacctttgttgtctgagtgtTGCTGGGCTCCTCTTCTACTCTTCTGGGGGGGGGTCTTAACTCTCTacagggtctcctgtccttttcaaatttcttctctatgtccaccatccaaCTTTCTTGTGTGCCTTTATCCTCCtgtccaatgtctcccctctgtgtccctatactcTCTCTAGAGCTAGCATCCTTTTGTGTCCCtgttcctctccatgtccagcttctctcgtctctcttcccttcctcctgaatCCCCCtgcccacacccacccaccctcctctctctctggtttgacatctctctccctccctctgttggtccagcatctctctctctccaggtcCAGTCTCTCCGtctctcttactactactactactactacttatcatttctatagcactactagacgtacgcagcgctgaacacttgaacatgaagagacagtccctgctcgacagagcttccaatttaattaggacagacaaacatgacaaacaagagataagggaatattaaagtgaggatgataaaataagggttctgaacaagtgaataagggttaggagttaaaagcagcatcaaaaaggtgggcttttagcttagatttgaagacggccagagatggagcttgacgtaccggctcaggaagtctattccaagtcTATTCTCTCTGCCAGCCCCCCAGGCCCCCCTTAATCCAGCATTTGtcccccctctttccccccccctttGCTCAGCCTCCAGGTCTCTCTATTACCTctgcttcccttcccctcccccccccagtccagcatctctctccttcttccccttccccctgtgcCGGGGTCTGGCATCAGTCTACCTCCCCCTGACGCTCCTGTGAATGCAGCAGGTCCTGGCAGAGACAGTGCAGAAAGTTTGTCTGTTCAGcagagcctttcctctgctgtgtcctaTCCACAGGAAATAACATCAGAGAGGCAGAACGCAGCAGAGAAAAGGCTTCGCTGAACAGCTTTTGGCACTGCCTCTTCTGCAACCTGCTACAGAATTTACAGGAGCagcagggaaagagagagaaatgccaAGGTGGAGAGACACCAGACAAGGACCCAGGTGCTGGGGGAGGGAGCAACTTCAAGTGACCCCTACCATTGGATGGCCCTGGGCATTTTGTCGGGGGTCGCTTAATGGTAGCTACGCCCCTTGGCAGGTAGCTGCTCCTTTGGACCTGGGGTTTCCAGCAGTGATCGAGGAGAAAATTGTGCTTAACTTTGTGGCATCTAAGTCCATctcaaacattcaaaataaagagCTAGTTCACTCAGCAACTTAATTGGCTCCTACTGTACGTGTTCTTTTATGAAATCTGGCATTTACATATCCAAAGTGCTAGCAATACACGTGTGATACAAAATCTGCAGTTAAGTATGTATTTACTAGTGCTTAAACTTGTAAAGCTCCAAGTGATGCTGCTCTTTTGTGAATGTGGCTTTGTGAAATCACTGCTCCCGCTCTGCATTCAGTCACAGGCGTCCCAGTTTCCTGCTTAGAGGGCCCATGCAAAATGAGGCTTTcagtattgttggaaagttttgtGTTCCGTTTCTTAATGATCAGTACCTAGATCTAGAAGCTGTCTCACACATTTTGTTCTCTGATAAACACAGGCTGTATAGAGTGGTGTCTCAAGCTGTGGAGCCTCTTCATTTATGGGCCAGAAGAATTTCTGCACACTCCCTGTGAcctgcacaacacaaaaaaaaaaagatcatggCCCATCTGTCCTAAGCATCACATCTACCTCTGGAGCAGTACATGAACAAATTGTGTTATATCACTGAATGCAGTAGCAGATTTTGAAGGAACCTTTCTCGTAATGTCATTTTGTTGTCAAGTGACAAAGTCCTCTTTAAAAGCAGATCAACCAATTATCATGTCCGCAATGCACATGTGCTTGGACTTAACAGATTTCCAGATTAATCTAGAGCATTATGTAAGtctttgcataagtacataagtagtgccatactgggaaagaccaaaggtccatctagcccagcatcctgtcaccgacagtggccaatccaggtcaagggcacctggcacgctccccaaacgtaaaaacattccagacaagttatacctaaaaatgaggaatttttccagtccatttaatagcggtctatggacttgtcctttaggaatctatctaacccctttttaaactccgtcaagctaaccgcccgtaccacgttctccggcaatgaattccagagtctaattacacgttgggtgaagaaaatttttctccgattcgttttaaacttaccacactgtagcttcaactcatgccctctagtcctagtatttttggatagcgtgaacagtcgcttcacatccacccgatccattccactcattattttatacacttctatcatatctcccctcagccgtctcttctccaagctgaaaagccctagccttctcagcctctcttcataggaaagtcgtcccatccccactatcattttcgtcgcccttcgctgtaccttttccaattctactatatcttttttgagatacggagaccagtactgaacacaatactccaggtgcggtcgcaccatggagcgatacaacggcattataacatccgcacacctggactccatacccttcctaataacacccaacattctattcgctttcctagccgcagcagcacactgagcagaaggtttcagcgtatcatcgacgacaacacccagatccctttcttgatccgtaactcctaacgcggaaccttgcaagacgtagctataattcgggttcctcttacccacatgcatcactttgcacttgtcaacattgaacttcatctgccacttgcacgcccattctcccagtctcgcaaggtcctcctgtaatcgttcacattcctcctgcgacttgacgaccctgaataattttgtgtcatcggcgaatttaattacctcactagttattcccatctctaggtcatttataaatacattaaaaagcaacggacccagcacagacccctgcgggaccccactaactaccctcctccactgagaatactggccacgcaatcctactctctgcttcctatctttcaaccagttcttaatccataataataccctacctccgattccatgactctgcaatttcttcaggagtctttcgtgcggcactttgtcaaacgccttctgaaaatccagatatacaatatcaaccggctccccattgtccacatgtttgcttaccccctcaaaaaagtaaTAATGTAGAAACTGTGTGTGGCACTGATAGTAGGCCCAGCGGCATAGCAAAGGATAGGCCTGGGTGGGCAACAGCCTACCCACTTTGGTTTCAGGCCCACTCAGCAGCAGTATACATCCTCAGtgaagctggtggggatccccaagccctgccaactgaagacaaCCTATTCCAGAAGCCCCAGGTCCTGTCAACTCTGGGGAAGCTGGCagccagagccgtagcgaggggagctgacacccggggtgggtcgccgctgcgcacccccccccccgggtgcagcatggcacacCCTCCTCTCActggagcgcccccccccccagagcgcatacctcccccccccccggagcgcatacctgcggcgcgttgctggggtgtgtcggctccgcgctggttcagtgctctctctgtcccggaacattATCGGGCtattgtgctacgtcgtctgatgagcgttatggatgactagactggcaaggataaacgtgctgttgaactggcacgtaatctatcactgttggattccctacatatgcagaaagaagcctggaatcatgttacacaggcaaccattgtgaactgctgcaagtgggcaagctttgttaaggatgtggagagggatgaaacagatgcagctgttgcaaacgcgtcagatgaacaggttattgacatcccagccggtgttactgaagaggagtttcatcgcaaATTATGCTTACACACTGTATCGCGTGAGCTGaatcaaactactactactactatttagcatttctatagcgctacaaggcatacgcagcgctgcacaaacatagaagaaagatagtccctgctcaaagagcttacaatctaatagaggcAAAAGAAAAATCTACTACCCGTGAGTTTAGGGGCGAGGGCAACTGTCAGCATGAATATTGAATGGTGTTTGAGAAGAAAGGTTTGTTAAAGAGCGTGACTCATGCTGAGGTTCTGGCTGGGTGTTGAGAGTGCTCTCTAGTGAGGAAACCCTGGAACTGGTGATTACAGGTACAGCTCAGGgcagaaaaaaatggcctgcggggcATTATCAATGCCTAAGGCCAAGAAGAGCAAAGGCAGCTCTCTAGCAGGGAACCCTGGATCTGGCAGTTGCAGAGCCCTGTTAGGGGCTAGTAATGCTTAAACCCAGCAGGGAAAAATCCCAGAGGCCCCGCTTAGAACCAGCAAGGATGACGGTCTTCATGGTGCGATCAGCACTAGGGGCCTAGCACGGGAAAAGGTCTCCGGGGTGTGATTGGCACTAGGGGCCCAGCAATGGAAAAGGCCTTTGGAGTACAATTGGCAATAGGGGTCCAGCAAGGAAGGACAACTCAGGAGGACGGTGGGTCCTCAGAGACCTAAGAAGTTCTAAAAAGCAGTGGCAGGCTGGTACAATAGGTCTGAAAGCCCAGTTGAGCCACCAGTCCCAGAAGCTGTCTGCAGGAGGGGGTGAGATCTGAGGGGACTGGGAGTGGATAGACTggtggggaaggaaggaaagaacctAGACCACACAGCCACGTCCATATACTAATCTGAGTAGGCAGCAGGGAAGAGCTTATAGCTGTTACATGGACAAGTCATTGACTGAATACCAGAGCCCAAGATTGACTGTTGATGCCAGAGGGCATATATATTAAAATAGTATTTGGTTTAAAAAGGCTAACTGTCTTTACATCTGGTTTGGTATACTTGCTAAAGAAAGCCCGGAGCAACAGGCTCTAGGAACATGGTGTATAAAGACTGAATAATGGTATATATGCATAGATTCATGCAAATAGTTAAATAAAGCTTGTTTAATTTATTATCCAGCCATGTTCacagcattttattattattgttcctGGGGAGAGATGGGTAATCCCACCCTATCAGCACTTTTCTTCCTAATGGACTGATGGAAACTACCTTTAGGAGGCTCCAGCCAGATCGGGCCCTGAATCCAGGAGCGATACACCCCTTGACATTGAGCACCAGCAGAGTCAACACAGCAGTAATAATCCAATTCCCtaccaaagaaaaagaagaagaattcAATCATCAATGCAGAGGGAGCATGATGTAGAACATCAAGCAGAGGCTGAAACATCTTGGTATCATTCCCCATTAAAGTGGGCACTGAGATCATCAGTGTCCTTGAGGCATCCTTGACATGAGAACCAGTCAACCTCTGTGCAATCAGAGAGAGTGCAACAGCCTCCACATACCTGAGAACGTGGTTCTAATATACTACCAGGGACTCCAAAGGACATGACCACTCCTACTGTGATGCCCATGTCTTTGTCAATGCAGCCTTTGAGGAGCAGCTCATACAAAAGTTCCAGGAATGGATGGAGTGCTTCCTTGTCAACACCTGGCAGACAAACTGAGTAGAGTCCTCCAACCCCATCAGTGGACT
This portion of the Microcaecilia unicolor chromosome 4, aMicUni1.1, whole genome shotgun sequence genome encodes:
- the LOC115468126 gene encoding ankyrin repeat and SOCS box protein 11-like, with translation MKSLEPVLSLSWELKDVLYGNQICHAFQGVNAVTIDACCSGNAACVIMLLEHGARPEPDPKFVFTLHEAVKRGNWIITAVLTLLVLNVKGCIAPGFRARSGWSLLKVTGSVQKFFWPINEEAPQLETPLYTACVYQRTKCVRQLLDLGTDH